A genomic segment from Hyalangium gracile encodes:
- a CDS encoding prepilin-type N-terminal cleavage/methylation domain-containing protein yields the protein MSTRRRHSGFTLIELMIVVAIIGILAAIAIPNFVRFQARARQSEVNTNLKSLFTGLRTQQRMPPPTIRSTGFAPERGNRYSYHLEDNCSSFEDRSGVDAVQNNYDTCIGADTFKFNSFPAVFTVETLAGATWNTKATMNGMAVSAGIYGGVDDWDFLAYGAGDVDNTPHNDKADTWLISSSDGQLIVTCPATGVSEHVSAGEPFNVYNDVSCD from the coding sequence ATGTCCACGCGTCGTCGCCACTCCGGCTTCACCCTCATCGAGCTGATGATCGTGGTGGCCATCATCGGCATCCTGGCCGCCATCGCCATTCCCAACTTCGTCCGTTTCCAGGCACGAGCCCGCCAGTCCGAGGTGAACACCAACCTCAAGAGCCTCTTCACCGGCCTGCGCACCCAGCAGCGCATGCCCCCCCCCACCATCCGCAGCACCGGCTTCGCCCCCGAGCGCGGCAACCGCTACAGCTACCACCTCGAGGACAACTGCTCCTCCTTCGAGGACCGCTCCGGCGTCGACGCCGTCCAGAACAACTACGACACCTGCATCGGCGCGGACACCTTCAAGTTCAACAGCTTCCCCGCGGTCTTCACCGTGGAGACCCTGGCCGGCGCCACCTGGAATACGAAGGCCACCATGAACGGCATGGCCGTCAGCGCCGGCATCTACGGGGGCGTGGATGATTGGGACTTCCTGGCCTACGGCGCCGGTGACGTGGACAACACGCCTCACAACGACAAGGCCGACACCTGGCTCATCTCCTCCTCGGACGGCCAGCTGATCGTCACCTGCCCCGCGACCGGCGTCAGCGAGCACGTCTCCGCCGGCGAGCCGTTCAATGTCTACAACGACGTCAGCTGCGACTGA